From the genome of Lotus japonicus ecotype B-129 chromosome 6, LjGifu_v1.2, one region includes:
- the LOC130726425 gene encoding uncharacterized protein LOC130726425 isoform X3 translates to MHSICLCIYSKSMLRKRVSRMVLLSFLFISDLVSSVSSGLSKEFINSQSIDQHSFGNMDLQDIMKCLYPRPFSRSMFNKGLHHANSYVKHGTLRLLLELLKLLDSLFNGLNHNSSSSNPSSEHIVKQEIQNYVQPFLPDMQVLLNLLSSLDACSEAHTSNLKRNADHHEHGSNARKKLKIDTSVSDIDIIVGGISAGPDLDLNSNSGTVDSVLRADALDDTEDLIDSVGEIWGVDLRSMGISTLKHADSYLLSKLLDALKYFGRTLPFALDNSIESFKSFLKNPLELTGYLQVSLLSLLVEYIEWCPDNEIPIKTPPMLYKYLEPFLDVLMFSQVDETKDLAYRLAMAAMFSTGAFDRNLHEIEAWFLFLPGYHRKKLPVNIMEVEVLRSLSSSVVSFLCDAVSTIGNNLVKYWNIFKSYVHCLECGKDSSPDFSPFILCVMEKCLKVIRPKSGTCSWPKKSMVLLYTCNTVKYLLQTQVNAELLAALVNADLTERLGGSNEYNEVFPEWKPLKNLLDFVKSISHQQNCLFSKNEESVSADGSLGSALGYVNKSFSSGVGHGMAETILAFVSSTILEGTDKIATNLAFRAVISQDYSVILHASELCPVMFYAGLDMVISDLGSDSRNAAPIGTSDFTLCPDSLTCNQLLDPTEADAAAFGIVLKQIPFHVIYPAIMCMNDLYISKLSKIQELLLHKLSESINDCSLLLNLQLVLFWTHHIQLSYKDNPLAEIKERLNLCVILVRNLLAQLLVPGSGSEWSTIRAFSSSNSQQVIKTIFCHPCVPMSLSFSLGSSLANGYIGSGFDMLNVLSREGLHEFGNPILNILTMTLDYMWSLFGTHRCASKAQDVANNFMKSFEGLQQKLFLDFREQFELCVCSKDMMPLPPTLCTLHALHQFLNPFQLLELVDWMFNRVELEVDDLPTKISYLSVGCSLATDAFRAISIFFQQSSGNRVPYDLFWKMGEKVTKGDIFEKIYSKVVDFSVNYEIDCADRCLHEAVNALYKQKHMQQEKFHPLLLVMWKVIGMTPVQMLSHCIHKTNPMRSKFIHILTELSSLHSSIFGQFFLGIVNISLHHDIGVMGHAFDVTLSEDQFILLLPASLSYLSLISKGLGENNHKDFKHIPYFYSKILLKGFSQGKSFFSKNIFEEEFGEFLPSSVQELLSLIDRSLLGKSIHMLQYHFALHGDSVKLKKRLKLFKSICPKFASLDMLMDCDCQDIDSDSLHQSLNVINHVVAKMSLCKLLLFHEVGEDLKEAAAEKRSKLEVSKMHFINILVDIWQFIVKKFSLASGQCGAAKRTNISLLYNHLEAFVLQNILELAVEMKSDLIQLQSIPFLEQFFRCALLYRFNDPTTMKTLRLILTHLNEGRLPYELYLQLLVAHSQFAPTLHSVRKPAGSLLKPVSSILKCLVIPSPNHYENNEEHKKPTTELTSRPLEIVKLLWILLRTKNCHAGLDAGNDVSINLKELHALLLHSYGATLSQIDLGIYNLMQHIESMTGSRPQNALLISDAIAEWTRSQHGDNYPIDPDICVSTVLYFPYDRSISDEPSSLNKIEKDTVRKKIRYSHVEVRERYDPAFILNFSIHSLSKAYIEPVEFAGSGLLAIAFVSMSSPDYGIRRLAYGTLDKLKNVLEKCQKRKDMIGLRLLLNSIQNSIEEPWQRIPSVIALFAAEASCVLLDSSHDHYAALSTLLIHSSKLDMRAIPLFDNFFWSTSVNFKAERIWMLRLVYAGLNSDDDAMIYIRNSTIESLMSFYVSPLSDVESKGLIIEVLKKSVRLNKIARHLVKQCSLFSWFSCIISVTRERLNGEDNRVFLRHVSVILKVVNDVISFESISKWLQNYGLEQLMELSSTLFHFLLRDVSSLAKETVGLVNPFLQMIASMLKLSQKRKVYQPHFTLSIEGLYQIYQAGSVCNQPTENINPEFVLEAILMNAPPVSIFSVNQERLQSFLDWAVTTALQSESSQRLRSYESRIIFTNNLGEESHDDSLVSKLLRWLTASVIMGKVHQKSNDIDSGLAETNNLESLHSLLVRVENSSGQGHGFNIGGEELLASTIFYLQQQLGINQELLPSVVSALCLLIFGSSNFPVGRTDLLRGYNTFILSHCLSSRVRCPPEADPAWRWLFDQPWKDQSRENTDSQKMEEYHACMILLVIVANVLSGKKLESANFLL, encoded by the exons ATGCACTCTATTTGTCTTTGTATTTATTCGAAATCAATGCTGAGAAAAAGAGTATCAAGGATGGTTTTGCTATCATTTCTCTTTATAT CTGATTTGGTGTCATCAGTCAGCAGTGGACTTTCCAAGGAATTCATCAACTCTCAATCAATCGATCAGCACTCATTTGGCAACATGGATTTACAAGACATCATGAAGTGCTTGTATCCTCGTCCATTCAGCAGGTCAATGTTTAACAAGGGATTGCATCATGCAAACTCTTATGTGAAACATGGTACTCTAAGACTTCTTCTGGAATTACTGAAGTTGCTGGACTCTCTTTTTAATGGTTTGAACCATAATTCTAGTTCCAGCAATCCATCTTCGGAACATATTGTCAAGCAAGAAATTCAGAATTATGTTCAACCTTTTCTTCCTGATATGCAGGTTTTATTAAATCTGCTTTCCTCTTTAGATGCCTGTTCTGAAGCCCATACATCAAATTTGAAGAGAAATGCAGATCATCATGAACATGGAAGCAATGCTAGAAAGAAGTTAAAAATTGATACTTCTGTGAGTGACATAGATATAATTGTTGGTGGGATAAGTGCTGGTCCAGATTTGGATTTGAATAGCAACAGTGGAACAGTTGACAGTGTACTAAGAGCAGATGCATTGGATGATACAGAGGATCTCATTGATAGTGTTGGGGAAATTTGGGGTGTGGATCTTCGTTCCATGGGCATTAGCACCCTGAAGCATGCAGACTCATACTTACTCTCTAAACTGCTTGACGCTCTCAAATATTTTGGT CGCACTCTGCCTTTCGCTTTGGATAATTCGATTGaatctttcaagagttttctCAAAAATCCATTAGAGTTAACAGGTTATCTGCAGGTCTCTCTGTTGTCTTTGCTTGTTGAATACATTGAGTGGTGCCCAGACAATGAAATTCCTATAAAAACTCCACCCATGTTGTACAAATACCTAGAGCCATTCCTTGATGTGTTAATGTTCTCACAAGTCGATGAGACGAAGGATCTGGCATACAGGCTGGCCATGGCAGCTATGTTCAGTACTGGTGCTTTTGACAGGAACCTTCATGAGATAGAAGcatggtttttatttttaccaGGTTATCACAGAAAGAAACTCCCTGTCAATATCATGGAGGTGGAAGTTTTACGAAGTTTGTCTTCATCTGTGGTATCATTCTTATGTGATGCTGTTTCTACAATTGGGAATAATTTAGTCAAATATTGGAATATCTTTAAGAGTTATGTCCATTGTTTGGAATGTGGTAAAG ATTCATCACCTGATTTTAGTCCTTTTATCTTATGTGTGATGGAGAAGTGTCTAAAGGTGATTCGTCCTAAATCAGGAACCTGCTCATGGCCTAAAAAATCCATGGTATTATTATACACTTGCAATACAGTAAAGTATCTCTTGCAAACACAG GTCAATGCTGAGTTGTTAGCTGCTTTAGTTAATGCTGACTTGACTGAGAGACTTGGTGGCAGTAATGAATATAATGAAGTCTTTCCTGAGTGGAAACCTCTGAAGAATTTGTTGGACTTTGTAAAGAGCATATCACACCAACAAAATTGTCTTTTCTCTAAAAATGAAGAATCTGTCTCTGCTGATGGTTCTTTGGGAAGTGCACTTGGTTACGTAAATAAATCATTTAGTAGTGGGGTTGGTCATGGGATGGCTGAAACCATCTTAGCTTTTGTATCCTCCACTATACTTGAAGGTACTGATAAAATAGCCACGAATCTGGCATTTCGTGCGGTCATTTCACAGGACTATAGTGTTATCCTCCATGCTTCTGAGTTGTGTCCTGTAATGTTTTATGCTGGCTTGGATATGGTCATATCAGATCTTGGTAGTGATAGTCGAAATGCTGCTCCTATTGGGACCTCTGATTTCACTTTGTGTCCAGACTCTCTAACTTGTAACCAACTTTTAGACCCTACTGAAGCTGATGCTGCTGCATTTGGTATCGTTTTAAAACAAATACCTTTCCATGTGATATATCCGGCAATCATGTGTATGAATGATCTTTACATATCAAAGCTGTCAAAGATTCAAGAGCTTTTACTGCATAAATTATCTGAGTCCATTAACGATTGTTCGCTCCTTCTCAATCTGCAACTTGTGTTGTTCTGGACTCATCATATTCAGTTAAGTTATAAAGATAACCCATTAGCTGAAATCAAAGAACGTTTGAATCTGTGTGTTATTCTTGTACGGAATTTATTAGCTCAATTATTGGTTCCTGGAAGTGGTTCTGAGTGGTCTACAATCCGTGCTTTTTCTTCATCAAACAGTCAACAAGTGATTAAAACCATCTTTTGTCATCCTTGTGTTCCGATGTCTTTATCCTTTTCCCTGGGAAGTAGTCTTGCAAATGGATATATAGGGAGTGGCTTTGACATGCTGAATGTACTATCCCGAGAGGGGCTTCACGAGTTTGGTAAtccaattttaaatatattgacAATGACTCTAGACTACATGTGGTCTTTATTTGGAACTCACCGATGTGCATCAAAAGCTCAAGATGTTGCTAATAATTTCATGAAGTCCTTCGAAGGCCTTCAACAAAAGCTGTTTCTGGATTTCAGAGAACAATTTGAGTTGTGCGTTTGCTCTAAAGACATGATGCCTCTCCCTCCAACATTGTGTACTTTACATGCCTTGCATCAGTTTTTAAACCCTTTCCAGCTCCTTGAATTGGTAGATTGGATGTTCAATCGAGTGGAATTGGAGGTGGATGATTTGCCAACTAAGATATCCTATTTATCTGTTGGATGCTCCTTAGCTACTGATGCTTTCAGAGCTATATCCATTTTTTTTCAGCAGTCATCTGGAAACAGGGTACCATATGATTTATTTTGGAAGATGGGTGAAAAAGTTACGAAAGgtgatatttttgagaagatctACAGTAAGGTTGTTGACTTTTCTGTAAACTATGAAATAGATTGCGCAGATAGATGCTTGCATGAAGCTGTCAATGCTTTGTATAAGCAGAAACATATGCAACAAGAAAAATTTCATCCTTTGTTGTTGGTCATGTGGAAAGTTATAGGGATGACTCCAGTGCAAATGCTTTCTCATTGCATTCACAAGACAAATCCAATGAGATCTAAATTCATACATATTCTGACTGAACTGAGTTCTCTGCATTCATCAATATTTGggcaattttttttgggtatagTGAATATTAGTTTACATCATGATATTGGTGTGATGGGACATGCCTTTGATGTTACTCTTTCAGAAGATCAGTTTATACTGCTTCTACCAGCTTCTTTGTCATACTTGAGCCTAATTTCTAAGGGACTTGGGGAAAACAATCACAAAGATTTTAAACACATACCTTACTTTTATTCAAAAATTCTTTTAAAAGGTTTCAGTCAGGGAAAGAGCTTTTTCTCAAAAAACATATTTGAGGAAGAGTTCGGAGAATTCCTTCCATCATCTGTTCAAGAACTGCTCTCTCTTATTGATCGTAGTCTTCTTGGAAAATCAATTCATATGTTGCAGTATCACTTTGCTCTTCATGGAGATTCTGTGAAACTGAAGAAGCGACTAAAGCTATTCAAGTCCATTTGCCCAAAATTTGCTTCACTTGATATGCTGATGGACTGTGATTGTCAAGATATTGATAGTGATTCTCTCCACCAGTCTTTGAACGTCATCAATCATGTTGTTGCAAAGATGTCACTTTGTAAACTATTATTGTTTCATGAAGTAGGTGAGGATTTGAAAGAGGCTGCTGCGGAAAAGCGAAGCAAATTGGAAGTTTCCAAGATGCATTTCATAAACATTTTGGTAGACATTTGGCAGTTCATTGTTAAGAAATTTTCTTTAGCCTCTGGTCAATGTGGAGCTGCTAAAAGAACAAACATTTCATTGCTATATAATCACTTGGAAGCTTTTGTGTTACAAAATATTCTTGAATTGGCTGTAGAGATGAAAAGTGATCTTATTCAATTACAATCCATTCCCTTCCTTGAGCAATTCTTCAGATGTGCTCTTCTCTATAGATTCAACGATCCTACAACAATGAAGACTCTCCGGCTTATATTGACTCATCTTAATGAGGGGAGGCTGCCATATGAATTATATCTTCAGTTGTTAGTTGCTCATTCTCAGTTTGCTCCCACTCTTCATTCTGTGCGCAAACCAGCAGGTTCCCTTTTGAAGCCTGTGTCCAGCATTCTGAAATGTCTTGTCATTCCTTCTCCTAACCATTATGAAAATAATGAGGAGCACAAAAAGCCAACAACAGAGCTCACTAGTAGACCATTGGAAATTGTTAAGTTGCTTTGGATACTCTTGCGTACAAAGAATTGTCATGCTGGTTTAGATGCTGGAAATGATGTCAGCATAAACTTAAAAGAATTGCATGCACTGCTACTTCATTCTTATGGTGCAACACTCAGTCAGATTGATTTGGGGATATACAATCTGATGCAACACATTGAGTCTATGACTGGATCAAGGCCTCAGAATGCCCTGTTGATTTCAGATGCAATTGCGGAATGGACCAGAAGCCAACATGGAGACAACTATCCAATTGACCCTGACATATGTGTGTCAACAGTTCTCTATTTTCCCTATGACCGAAGTATCTCTGATGAACCATCATCTTTAAACAAAATTGAGAAAGATACTGTCAGGAAAAAG ATACGTTATTCTCATGTTGAAGTTAGAGAGCGTTATGATCCTGCATTTATCCTGAATTTCTCAATTCACAGCCTATCAAAGGCGTATATAGAGCCTGTGGAGTTTGCTGGGTCAGGGTTGCTTGCCATTGCATTTGTTAGCATGTCTTCACCAGATTATGGGATAAGAAGATTAGCTTATGGCACTCTTGATAAACTTAAGAATGTCTTAGAG AAGTGCCAAAAAAGGAAGGATATGATAGGACTTCGGCTTCTACTAAATTCTATTCAAAACAGCATAGAAGAGCCATGGCAAAGAATCCCATCTGTTATTGCTCTATTTGCTGCAGAGGCTTCTTGTGTATTGTTAGATTCATCACATGATCATTATGCAGCTCTAAGTACATTGTTGATACACTCTTCCAAGTTGGATATGAGG GCGATACCTCTGTTTGATAACTTTTTTTGGAGTACGTCTGTTAATTTCAAAGCAGAAAGGATTTGGATGCTTCGGCTAGTATATGCAGGGCTGAACTCAGATGATGATGCAATGATATATATCAGGAACTCTACCATTGAGAGTCTAATGAGTTTTTATGTCTCTCCTCTGTCAGATGTCGAGTCAAAGGGCTTAATTATTGAG GTGTTAAAGAAATCAGTGAGGTTGAATAAGATTGCTCGTCATCTTGTGAAACAGTGTTCTCTGTTTTCATGGTTTTCATGTATCATCTCAGTTACTAGAGAGAGGCTTAATGGAGAAGACAATAGAGTTTTCTTGAGGCATGTATCGGTAATATTGAAG GTTGTCAATGATGttatttcttttgaaagcatctCCAAGTGGTTACAAAACTATGGTCTTGAGCAGCTCATGGAGCTTTCATCCACTCTATTTCATTTCTTACTCCGTGATGTATCATCATTGGCAAAGGAAACTGTGGGACTAGTTAATCCTTTTCTACAAATGATAGCATCAATGTTGAAGTTATCTCAAAAAAGGAAGGTATATCAGCCACATTTCACTTTATCAATTGAGGGCTTATACCAGATATACCAGGCTGGCAGTGTGTGTAATCAACCAACAGAAAACATCAACCCGGAGTTTGTTCTTGAAGCCATACTTATGAATGCACCTCCCGTCTCCATTTTCTCAGTG AATCAGGAAAGGCTTCAAAGCTTTCTTGACTGGGCAGTTACAACTGCTTTACAGTCGGAGTCTTCCCAAAGGCTGAGGTCCTATGAGTCTCGCATCATTTTCACAAATAATTTAGGGGAAGAGTCTCATGATGACTCGTTAGTGTCAAAATTACTACGCTGGTTAACAGCATCAGTAATCATGGGGAAGGTCCATCAGAAATCCAATGATATCGATTCAGGACTTGCTGAAACAAATAACTTAGAATCCCTGCATTCTTTGCTGGTGCGTGTTGAAAATTCCTCCGGACAAGGACACGGTTTTAATATTGGCGGTGAGGAGTTACTTGCTTCTACAATTTTCTACCTCCAACAGCAGCTTGGTATAAATCAGGAATTACTACCATCAGTTGTGTCAGCTCTCTGTCTCCTGATTTTTGGCTCCTCTAATTTTCCAG TGGGCAGAACCGACTTATTGCGAGGCTACAATACTTTCATATTATCACACTGTTTAAGTTCAAGGGTGCGGTGCCCTCCTGAAGCTGATCCTGCTTGGAGATG GTTGTTTGATCAGCCATGGAAGGATCAATCACGGGAGAACACTGATTCACAAaagatggaggaatatcatgctTGCATGATTCTATTAGTGATTGTCGCAAATGTACTTAGTGGAAAGAAATTAGAGTCAGCTAATTTTCTCCTGTAG